A window of the Brassica napus cultivar Da-Ae chromosome C5, Da-Ae, whole genome shotgun sequence genome harbors these coding sequences:
- the LOC106389682 gene encoding putative cysteine-rich repeat secretory protein 17, with the protein MYFSSSVLKRLILINFLAIQLLLISSELPLNTTNEYLNHKCLVSEGKYKPGSEYERHLNNIIKMFYSGSYRGFYLFGMNNDNAILQCRADSYGTKCHDCFATALAKLRRKCPWYKGMIIWYDQCLLAITTTDAIGKIDYDNNFCMSNAKKLGGDKSAFTRTWKTLMDNLTTLATTTKGKDTYTMFSAGETLYKGDKMYGMVQCTYDLSLRACKECLVFNSVRFQDCLSDTRGARFVGGTCTFRFEFYPFISKPVLNI; encoded by the exons ATGTACTTTTCATCGTCTGTACTAAAACGCCTCATTTTGATCAATTTCTTAGCCATACAACTACTCCTTATAAGCAGCGAATTGCCCTTAAACACGACCAATGAGTATCTCAACCACAAATGCTTGGTTAGTGAAGGAAAATACAAGCCGGGAAGTGAATACGAGAGACATTTAAATAATATCATCAAAATGTTCTACAGTGGCAGTTACAGAGGTTTCTACCTGTTCGGTATGAATAATGATAACGCTATCCTCCAGTGCCGCGCCGATTCCTACGGGACCAAGTGCCACGACTGCTTTGCCACCGCCCTCGCTAAG CTTCGCAGGAAATGTCCGTGGTATAAGGGCATGATAATTTGGTATGACCAATGTCTTCTCGCCATTACTACTACAGATGCTATTGGGAAGATCGATTACGACAATAACTTTTGTATGTCCAATGCAAAGAAGTTGGGAGGAGATAAGAGCGCTTTTACAAGGACTTGGAAAACTCTCATGGACAATCTGACGACTTTAGCTACCACCACTAAAGGTAAAGATACGTACACAATGTTCTCTGCGGGGGAGACGTTGTACAAGGGTGATAAGATGTATGGAATGGTGCAGTGTACATATGACTTATCACTAAGAGCTTGTAAGGAGTGTTTGGTTTTTAATAGCGTGCGTTTTCAAGATTGCTTGAGTGATACAAGAGGAGCGAGATTTGTGGGTGGGACCTGTACTTTTAGGTTTGAGTTTTATCCTTTTATTTCTAAGCCGGTCCTAAATATTTAA